A portion of the Acidobacteriaceae bacterium genome contains these proteins:
- a CDS encoding M1 family metallopeptidase, producing the protein MKLALCLAACALCSAVALAQGSTAVTNTTPGSASAAQRARALDVLKPPTADDLLRGPYGTYRANNDLLSYKLDVRVDPVAQTIKGVNTVRFRMLKDGSRIQLDLTPELAVDSATMDGKALKVSRDLRAVFIDTPEAMRKGKVYAVAVAWSGKPVKQGRFGCFSFDKDKEGKPWITTACEEEGASTWWPNKDQWKDEPQEGMEINVSVPNGLMDVSNGRFVGSKDLGDGYTEWKWKVSYGINNYDVALNIGEYVHWSLPKHGETTLDFYVLPENLEKSKVQFAQVPEMLEAYEHYFGEYPFVRDGYKLVDVPYAGMEHQSAVAYGNRYANGYYGRDWTGAGISTKFDFIIIHESGHEWFGNAVTAADKCDMWIHEGWTTYMELLYVEYRWGKGDMLRYANGLKPKVHNERPVIPPCGVNAEPPQDQYFKGALMINTLRSLVGDDAKWFADIHDFYQQFKYQQITTAQVEDWWSKRTGMMLKPFFDEYLRHATMPVLELKFADGKVSYRYKAEEAKFAMPVKVGEAAHWNVVTPVVGEWKWMPWTKGKDAFAVDTDEYFVDVVKE; encoded by the coding sequence ATGAAGCTTGCTCTCTGTCTTGCCGCTTGTGCTTTGTGCTCGGCCGTAGCTTTGGCGCAGGGTTCGACCGCTGTGACGAACACGACGCCGGGGTCGGCGAGTGCGGCGCAGAGGGCGCGGGCGCTGGATGTGCTGAAGCCGCCGACGGCGGATGATCTGCTGCGTGGGCCGTATGGGACGTATCGCGCGAACAATGATCTGCTGAGCTACAAGCTGGATGTGCGCGTGGACCCGGTGGCGCAGACGATCAAGGGCGTGAATACCGTACGCTTCCGCATGCTGAAGGACGGGTCGCGGATACAGCTTGATCTGACACCGGAGCTGGCCGTAGACAGCGCCACGATGGATGGGAAAGCGCTGAAGGTTTCGCGCGATCTGCGCGCTGTGTTTATCGACACGCCGGAGGCAATGCGCAAGGGCAAGGTGTATGCGGTGGCCGTGGCTTGGAGTGGGAAGCCGGTGAAGCAGGGACGGTTCGGGTGCTTCTCATTCGACAAGGACAAGGAAGGCAAGCCGTGGATTACGACGGCGTGCGAAGAAGAAGGCGCAAGCACCTGGTGGCCGAACAAGGACCAGTGGAAGGATGAGCCGCAGGAAGGCATGGAGATCAATGTCTCGGTGCCGAACGGCTTGATGGATGTGTCGAACGGGCGGTTCGTGGGTTCGAAGGATTTAGGCGATGGCTACACCGAGTGGAAGTGGAAGGTGAGCTATGGCATCAACAACTACGATGTGGCGCTGAACATTGGAGAGTATGTTCACTGGTCGCTGCCAAAGCATGGCGAGACGACGCTCGACTTCTATGTGTTGCCGGAGAACCTGGAGAAGAGCAAGGTGCAGTTTGCACAGGTGCCGGAGATGCTGGAGGCGTATGAGCATTACTTCGGCGAGTATCCGTTTGTGCGCGATGGATACAAGCTGGTCGATGTACCGTATGCGGGCATGGAGCACCAGAGCGCGGTGGCGTATGGCAATCGCTATGCGAACGGATACTACGGTCGCGACTGGACGGGGGCGGGGATTTCGACGAAGTTCGACTTCATCATCATTCATGAGAGTGGGCATGAGTGGTTTGGCAACGCGGTGACGGCGGCGGACAAGTGCGATATGTGGATCCACGAAGGATGGACCACGTATATGGAGTTGCTGTATGTGGAGTATCGCTGGGGGAAGGGCGATATGCTGCGCTATGCGAATGGGCTGAAGCCGAAGGTGCATAACGAGCGGCCGGTGATTCCGCCGTGCGGGGTGAACGCGGAGCCGCCGCAGGACCAGTACTTCAAGGGCGCGTTGATGATCAATACGCTGCGCTCGCTGGTGGGCGATGATGCGAAGTGGTTTGCGGATATTCACGACTTCTATCAGCAGTTCAAGTATCAGCAGATTACGACGGCGCAGGTGGAGGATTGGTGGTCGAAGCGGACGGGGATGATGCTGAAGCCGTTCTTTGACGAGTATCTGCGCCATGCGACGATGCCTGTGCTGGAGTTGAAGTTTGCGGACGGTAAGGTGAGCTATCGCTACAAGGCAGAGGAAGCGAAGTTTGCGATGCCGGTGAAGGTGGGCGAGGCTGCGCACTGGAATGTGGTGACGCCGGTGGTGGGTGAGTGGAAGTGGATGCCGTGGACGAAGGGCAAGGATGCGTTTGCGGTGGATACAGATGAGTACTTCGTCGATGTGGTGAAGGAGTAG
- a CDS encoding LptE family protein, producing MVKKSFNAKFARLAAKFATVMVAGVIGLPALVGCGYHQAGAATHLPAGVQTLAVPVFKTKVQAYRTERVFTEAVVRELNTRTGYKVLTSSGDGTWSGATADAVLRGTIEQESVAPLTYDQNSGQTSSYLVTIVASVEITSRDGRVLYRNDQFGWHEQYQSTQDLSSFVQEDSAAVGRIGHDFAQALVSDVLHSF from the coding sequence GTGGTGAAGAAAAGCTTCAACGCGAAGTTTGCAAGGTTGGCCGCGAAGTTCGCGACGGTGATGGTGGCAGGAGTGATAGGTTTGCCTGCGCTTGTTGGTTGCGGCTATCACCAGGCTGGAGCGGCGACGCATCTGCCGGCGGGTGTGCAGACGCTGGCGGTGCCGGTGTTCAAGACGAAGGTGCAGGCGTATCGCACGGAGCGCGTGTTTACGGAGGCCGTGGTGCGGGAGTTGAATACGCGTACGGGGTACAAGGTGCTGACGTCAAGCGGTGATGGCACGTGGAGCGGGGCGACGGCGGATGCAGTGTTGCGAGGCACGATCGAGCAGGAGAGTGTGGCGCCGTTGACGTATGACCAGAACAGCGGACAGACGTCGAGCTACCTGGTGACGATTGTGGCGAGTGTAGAGATCACCTCACGCGATGGCCGCGTGCTGTATCGCAACGATCAGTTCGGATGGCATGAGCAGTACCAGTCGACGCAGGATCTTTCGAGCTTCGTGCAGGAAGATTCGGCGGCGGTGGGGCGTATTGGGCATGACTTTGCGCAGGCGCTGGTGAGCGATGTGCTGCATAGTTTCTAG
- the holA gene encoding DNA polymerase III subunit delta translates to MVEGIAKGLKSFAAVDRFLAEVQGDARKPGYVLLGDEAYLQQRARRGVLDALLSPEMREFSLHDLDLSNDMTIFDVLDLAQTPSLMAPFQVLFVRNVKSLYGRGSKKEEFAALDGYFRRPNPGALLIFVADHVSLPQDLRRMDMTEKERAEKIRETLGDGCGMVELQRVSEDDATEWVRRASQAKGVEFTPDAARELVDSLGAEMLAIESEVEKLSLYASAHAKPRLDVSDVEEMVAAAKQRGIYELTDAISQKDAPRALALLHGLLNASEGGEDAAIGHVFTLAKTYRQMLVLNENRVTDQRAMWGVLWPGFRVAPFAADQLIAQARRYRDRTELRRGLRWIAKADVELRSSPPDKRLVLERLVMRLVGREKAVAAEV, encoded by the coding sequence ATGGTTGAGGGGATTGCAAAAGGGCTGAAGAGTTTTGCGGCGGTGGATCGGTTTCTGGCCGAGGTGCAGGGTGATGCCCGCAAGCCGGGCTATGTGCTGCTGGGTGATGAAGCGTATCTGCAGCAAAGGGCGCGGCGTGGTGTGCTGGATGCGTTGCTGTCGCCGGAGATGCGCGAGTTCTCGCTGCATGACCTGGACCTGAGCAACGATATGACGATCTTCGATGTGCTGGATCTGGCGCAGACGCCTTCGTTGATGGCTCCGTTTCAGGTACTGTTTGTCCGCAATGTGAAGTCGTTGTATGGGCGTGGGTCGAAGAAGGAAGAGTTTGCGGCGCTGGATGGTTATTTTCGACGACCGAACCCGGGTGCTCTGCTGATCTTTGTAGCGGACCATGTGTCGCTGCCGCAGGATTTGCGGCGTATGGACATGACGGAGAAGGAGCGCGCAGAGAAGATTCGCGAGACGCTGGGCGATGGCTGTGGGATGGTCGAGTTGCAGCGCGTGAGCGAGGATGACGCGACGGAGTGGGTGCGACGGGCGTCGCAGGCGAAGGGTGTGGAGTTTACTCCGGATGCGGCGCGGGAACTGGTGGACTCGCTGGGTGCGGAGATGCTGGCGATTGAGAGTGAGGTGGAGAAGCTGTCGCTTTATGCGAGTGCTCATGCGAAGCCGCGACTCGATGTGTCGGATGTGGAAGAGATGGTTGCGGCAGCGAAGCAGCGCGGGATCTATGAGCTGACGGATGCGATCAGCCAGAAGGATGCGCCGCGTGCGCTGGCGTTGCTGCACGGGTTGCTGAATGCGTCAGAAGGTGGCGAGGATGCGGCGATTGGGCATGTGTTCACGCTGGCAAAGACGTATCGGCAGATGCTGGTGCTGAACGAAAACCGTGTGACCGATCAACGAGCGATGTGGGGCGTGTTGTGGCCGGGGTTCCGTGTGGCCCCGTTTGCGGCGGACCAGTTGATCGCGCAGGCTCGGCGGTATCGTGACCGCACGGAGTTGCGGCGCGGGTTGCGCTGGATTGCGAAGGCCGATGTGGAACTGCGGTCGAGCCCGCCGGATAAGCGGCTGGTGCTGGAGCGGCTGGTGATGCGGTTGGTGGGACGCGAGAAGGCTGTGGCTGCCGAGGTTTAG